One window from the genome of Salvia miltiorrhiza cultivar Shanhuang (shh) chromosome 7, IMPLAD_Smil_shh, whole genome shotgun sequence encodes:
- the LOC130993638 gene encoding CBL-interacting serine/threonine-protein kinase 12-like, with protein sequence MTAAAAGNNGTAVSKSLKSSKQKELQGLLLDRYDVGKVIGHGTFAKVYHARNVKTSEGVAIKVTDKEKILKVGLMAQIKREISILRRVRHPNIVQLFKVMATKSKIFFVMEFVKGGELFSKVAKGRLKEEVARKYFQQLISAVAFYHARGVYHRDLKPENILLDEDDNLKVSDFGLSAIPEQVVVVVVVGGGMEVVVVVVGGGMEVVVGPTTK encoded by the coding sequence atgaccgccgccgccgccggaaacAACGGCACAGCCGTAAGCAAATCTCTGAAATCGTCGAAGCAGAAGGAGCTGCAGGGGCTGCTATTAGACCGGTACGACGTCGGAAAGGTCATCGGCCACGGGACCTTCGCGAAGGTGTACCACGCGAGGAACGTGAAGACAAGTGAGGGCGTGGCGATAAAGGTCACCGACAAGGAGAAGATCTTGAAAGTCGGTCTAATGGCGCAAATCAAGCGCGAGATCTCGATCCTGCGGCGCGTCCGCCACCCAAACATCGTGCAATTGTTCAAGGTGATGGCGACCAAGTCAAAGATCTTCTTCGTGATGGAGTTCGTCAAGGGCGGCGAGCTCTTCAGCAAGGTGGCCAAGGGCCGCCTCAAGGAGGAGGTGGCGCGGAAGTACTTCCAGCAGCTGATCTCCGCGGTGGCGTTCTACCACGCCCGCGGCGTCTACCACCGCGATTTGAAGCCGGAGAACATCCTCCTCGATGAGGACGACAACCTCAAGGTCTCCGACTTCGGATTGAGCGCGATTCCTGAgcaggtggtggtggtggtggtggttggaggaggaatggaggtggtggtggtggtggtcggaggaggaatggaggtggtggtgggacccactacaaaataa